The following are encoded in a window of Miltoncostaea marina genomic DNA:
- the coaD gene encoding pantetheine-phosphate adenylyltransferase, with translation MSGRVRTAVCPGTYDPVTNGHVDIIARAAGLFDEVIVSVTTGSFKKTPLFSAEERIALVTASVEHLGNVRVEGFDSLITEHARNVGASVMVKGLRAISDFDYEFQMAQLNRHLAAEIETVYLPASPQYSFVSSSGVREVAAWGGSVDDWVPPVVAEALRARRRRGVGSVP, from the coding sequence GTGAGCGGGCGCGTCCGGACCGCCGTCTGCCCGGGGACCTACGATCCGGTCACCAACGGGCACGTGGACATCATCGCCCGCGCGGCGGGGCTGTTCGACGAGGTGATCGTCTCCGTGACGACCGGCTCGTTCAAGAAGACGCCCCTCTTCAGCGCCGAGGAGCGCATCGCGCTGGTGACGGCGAGCGTCGAGCACCTGGGCAACGTCCGGGTGGAGGGTTTCGACAGCCTCATCACCGAGCACGCCCGGAACGTGGGCGCGAGCGTCATGGTAAAAGGACTCCGGGCGATCTCGGATTTCGACTACGAGTTCCAGATGGCGCAGCTCAACAGGCATCTCGCCGCGGAGATCGAAACCGTGTACCTGCCGGCGTCGCCCCAGTACAGCTTCGTCAGCTCGAGCGGTGTGCGCGAGGTGGCGGCGTGGGGCGGCTCGGTCGACGACTGGGTCCCACCGGTCGTCGCCGAGGCACTTCGGGCCCGGCGTCGTCGCGGCGTCGGCTCGGTCCCCTGA
- the ftsY gene encoding signal recognition particle-docking protein FtsY, whose protein sequence is MSGAGEGDREAWAELLGIAPPPAEEAAPRRRGLMARLRENLSRPRQTISPQLAGIYAGKLVTESTWDELEEALIGADCGMDASLALVEELREEAAQGRIVSGDDVSKVLWRTMAAHMAPEPARIPLDGSPTVILIVGVNGSGKTTTVGKLAYRLGELGKSVVIGAADTYRAAAIDQLAVWADRAGAQLVRQRQGADPGAVAYDAVASARARGADVALIDTAGRLQTQRNLMEELRKVAAVVRKVDPDAPHEVLLVLDATTGQNGLSQARLFDEAVDLTGVVLTKVDGTARGGIALAIRRELGIPVKIVGSGEKLEDLQPFDAQAFARAVFAPDG, encoded by the coding sequence GTGAGCGGGGCGGGGGAGGGCGACCGCGAGGCCTGGGCGGAGCTGCTCGGGATCGCCCCGCCGCCCGCGGAGGAGGCGGCCCCGCGCCGGCGCGGCCTCATGGCGCGCCTGCGCGAGAACCTCAGCCGCCCGCGGCAGACGATCTCGCCGCAGCTCGCCGGCATCTACGCCGGCAAGCTCGTCACCGAGTCGACGTGGGACGAGCTCGAGGAGGCCCTCATCGGGGCCGACTGCGGCATGGACGCCTCGCTGGCGCTCGTCGAGGAGCTGCGCGAGGAGGCGGCTCAGGGCCGCATCGTGAGCGGCGACGACGTCTCGAAGGTGCTGTGGCGCACGATGGCGGCGCACATGGCCCCAGAGCCGGCCCGCATCCCGCTCGACGGGTCGCCCACGGTCATCCTGATCGTGGGGGTCAACGGCAGCGGCAAGACCACCACCGTCGGCAAGCTGGCCTACCGGCTGGGCGAGCTCGGCAAGAGCGTGGTGATCGGCGCCGCCGACACGTACCGCGCCGCGGCCATCGACCAGCTCGCCGTGTGGGCGGACCGCGCCGGCGCCCAGCTCGTGCGCCAGCGTCAGGGCGCCGACCCGGGGGCGGTGGCCTACGACGCCGTGGCGTCGGCCCGCGCCCGCGGCGCCGACGTGGCCCTCATCGACACCGCCGGGCGGCTGCAGACCCAGCGCAACCTGATGGAGGAGCTCCGCAAGGTTGCGGCGGTGGTGCGCAAGGTCGACCCCGACGCGCCGCACGAGGTGCTCCTGGTGCTCGACGCGACCACCGGCCAGAACGGCCTCAGCCAGGCGCGGCTGTTCGACGAGGCGGTCGACCTCACCGGCGTCGTGCTGACGAAGGTCGACGGCACGGCGCGGGGCGGCATCGCGCTGGCGATCCGCCGCGAGCTCGGCATCCCGGTGAAGATCGTGGGCTCCGGCGAGAAGCTGGAGGACCTGCAGCCGTTCGACGCCCAGGCCTTCGCCCGCGCGGTCTTCGCGCCGGACGGCTGA
- the ffh gene encoding signal recognition particle protein — translation MFDALTDKLQGIFSGLKGRGKLTESDIDQAMRAIRLSLLEADVSLPVVKQLTTAIAARAKGAEVMESLTPDQQVVKIVSDELTALMGESNVALPLASKPPTIVLMAGLQGSGKTTCAAKLARHFRQQGRAPMLVACDVHRPAAAEQLAVLGQQIDVPVHREDGGDAVAIARNGVEAARRAGRDLVIVDTAGRLTIDAEMMDELVRVRDAIQPTSVVLVVDAMTGQSAVDVAKAFGEAVDFDGVALTKLDGDARGGAALSVRAVSGKPILFVGTGEKVDALEPFHPDRMASRILGMGDVMSLIEKAQATVDVDDAKRLEQKIRGGSLTLEDFLEQMHQVRRMGPMSQVLGMIPGFRNAAKARDLQVDDGQLDRVEAIIRSMTLQERRHPEIINGSRRRRIASGSGTSVQEVNQLLSQFKQMRKLMKQMGRGGLPALLGR, via the coding sequence ATGTTCGACGCGCTGACCGACAAGCTGCAGGGGATCTTCTCGGGCCTGAAGGGCCGCGGGAAGCTGACCGAGTCCGACATCGACCAGGCGATGCGGGCCATCCGCCTGTCCCTGCTCGAGGCCGACGTCAGCCTGCCCGTCGTCAAGCAGCTCACCACGGCGATCGCCGCCCGCGCCAAGGGCGCCGAGGTGATGGAGTCGCTGACCCCCGACCAGCAGGTCGTGAAGATCGTCAGCGACGAGCTCACCGCGCTGATGGGCGAGTCGAACGTCGCGCTGCCGCTCGCATCGAAGCCCCCGACCATCGTGCTGATGGCCGGCCTGCAGGGCTCCGGCAAGACCACCTGCGCGGCGAAGCTGGCCCGCCACTTCCGCCAGCAGGGCCGCGCGCCGATGCTCGTGGCCTGCGACGTGCACCGCCCGGCGGCGGCCGAGCAGCTCGCCGTGCTGGGTCAGCAGATCGACGTGCCCGTGCACCGCGAGGACGGCGGGGACGCGGTCGCGATCGCGCGCAACGGCGTGGAGGCCGCGCGCCGCGCCGGCCGCGACCTGGTCATCGTCGACACCGCCGGCCGCCTCACGATCGACGCCGAGATGATGGACGAGCTCGTGCGGGTGCGCGACGCGATCCAGCCCACGAGCGTCGTGCTGGTGGTCGATGCGATGACCGGCCAGAGCGCCGTCGATGTCGCGAAGGCGTTCGGCGAGGCGGTCGATTTCGACGGGGTCGCGCTGACGAAGCTCGACGGCGACGCCCGCGGCGGCGCGGCGCTGTCGGTGCGCGCGGTCAGCGGCAAGCCGATCCTGTTCGTCGGCACCGGCGAGAAGGTCGACGCCCTGGAGCCCTTCCACCCCGACCGCATGGCGTCCCGCATCCTCGGCATGGGCGACGTCATGAGCCTGATCGAGAAGGCCCAGGCGACGGTCGACGTGGACGACGCGAAGCGCCTGGAGCAGAAGATCCGCGGCGGCTCGCTCACCCTCGAGGACTTCCTCGAGCAGATGCACCAGGTGCGCCGCATGGGCCCGATGTCCCAGGTCCTCGGCATGATCCCCGGGTTCCGCAACGCCGCGAAGGCCCGGGACCTGCAGGTCGACGACGGCCAGCTCGACCGCGTCGAGGCGATCATCCGCAGCATGACGCTGCAGGAGCGGCGCCACCCGGAGATCATCAACGGCAGCCGGCGGCGGCGCATCGCCTCCGGCAGCGGCACAAGCGTGCAGGAGGTCAACCAACTCCTGTCACAGTTCAAGCAGATGCGGAAGCTGATGAAGCAGATGGGCCGCGGTGGCCTGCCCGCTCTCCTCGGCAGGTAA
- the acpP gene encoding acyl carrier protein: MDREKAVEEVRAILVEQLGVDPAEVTVESSFQEDLNADSLDLVELIMEMEDRFKIKIPDEEAEKIATVGQAVDYVMANQA; the protein is encoded by the coding sequence TTGGACCGAGAGAAGGCTGTGGAAGAGGTCCGCGCCATCCTGGTGGAGCAGCTCGGGGTCGATCCGGCGGAGGTCACCGTGGAATCGTCCTTCCAGGAGGACCTCAACGCTGACTCGCTGGACCTGGTCGAGCTCATCATGGAGATGGAGGACCGGTTCAAGATCAAGATCCCGGACGAGGAGGCGGAGAAGATCGCGACGGTCGGTCAGGCCGTCGACTACGTGATGGCCAACCAGGCCTGA
- the rpmF gene encoding 50S ribosomal protein L32, whose translation MAVPKRKTSKQRRDTRRAQHAIEASRLGACARCGSPKRPHHVCGVCGYYRGRPVVEIEG comes from the coding sequence GTGGCCGTCCCGAAGCGAAAGACATCGAAGCAGCGTCGCGACACGCGGCGCGCGCAGCACGCCATCGAGGCGAGCCGCCTCGGCGCGTGCGCGAGGTGCGGCAGCCCCAAGCGCCCGCACCACGTCTGCGGCGTCTGCGGGTACTACCGGGGCCGGCCGGTCGTCGAGATCGAGGGGTAG
- the rsmD gene encoding 16S rRNA (guanine(966)-N(2))-methyltransferase RsmD, which translates to MRIVAGAHRGRRIVAPRGAVTRPTADRVREAVFSIVGPVDGLDVLDLFAGSGALGLEALSRGAASATFVDSGRAALACIRRNVETLGVGDRARVVGRDWRAALAAERAAGRRYGLCLCDPPYSLTDRVVAGIGPALAPVMAASGTVVIEHPAALSPPEPTGLEIATRIDRSYGDTAVAVLRLGRP; encoded by the coding sequence GTGAGGATCGTGGCGGGTGCCCACCGCGGCCGCCGCATCGTCGCGCCCCGCGGCGCCGTCACCCGTCCGACCGCCGACCGGGTGCGGGAGGCCGTCTTCTCGATCGTGGGCCCGGTGGACGGGCTCGACGTGCTCGACCTGTTCGCCGGCTCGGGCGCCCTCGGCCTCGAGGCGCTCTCGCGCGGCGCGGCCTCGGCGACGTTCGTCGACAGCGGCCGGGCCGCGCTGGCGTGCATCCGGCGCAACGTGGAGACGCTCGGCGTCGGCGACCGCGCGCGGGTCGTCGGCCGCGACTGGCGCGCCGCGCTGGCGGCCGAGCGCGCGGCGGGCCGGCGCTACGGCTTGTGCCTCTGTGACCCGCCATATAGCCTCACCGACCGTGTCGTGGCGGGGATCGGCCCGGCGCTCGCGCCCGTGATGGCGGCATCCGGAACCGTGGTGATCGAGCACCCGGCCGCGCTCTCGCCACCGGAGCCCACCGGACTGGAGATCGCCACGCGTATCGATCGGAGCTACGGCGACACCGCCGTCGCCGTGCTGCGGCTGGGGCGCCCGTGA
- a CDS encoding ribonuclease III family protein, whose translation MSGVGAAAPGLARLLGSLEPRRRRQVFTHSSWAPRREASYERLEFLGDSVLDLIVSEELMRRFPSVDEGELSWMRQSVVARESCAAAAAAAGLPEAFAEAAPAPRRAAAAELSGRPSVRAALAEATIGAAWLDLGAEATRAAVLEAFAPALDDAVPGVRDPKTTLQELAARDRREVAYELVGAEGPPQDRRFTSRVLVGGRPMGEGSGPSKQASEQRAAARALAALSEGAPC comes from the coding sequence CTGAGCGGGGTCGGCGCCGCCGCGCCGGGGCTGGCCCGGCTGCTCGGGTCGCTCGAGCCGCGGCGGCGGCGCCAGGTCTTCACCCACAGCTCCTGGGCGCCCCGCAGGGAGGCGTCGTACGAGCGCCTCGAGTTCCTCGGTGACAGCGTGCTCGACCTGATCGTCAGCGAGGAGCTGATGCGCCGCTTCCCCTCGGTCGACGAGGGCGAGCTGTCGTGGATGCGCCAGTCGGTGGTCGCGCGCGAGTCCTGCGCGGCCGCCGCGGCGGCCGCGGGGCTGCCCGAGGCCTTCGCGGAGGCCGCGCCCGCGCCCCGGCGCGCGGCGGCCGCGGAGCTGTCCGGCCGTCCCAGCGTCCGTGCCGCGCTCGCCGAGGCGACGATCGGCGCGGCCTGGCTCGACCTGGGCGCAGAGGCCACCCGCGCGGCCGTGCTGGAGGCGTTCGCCCCGGCCCTCGACGATGCGGTGCCCGGGGTGCGCGACCCCAAGACGACGCTCCAGGAGCTCGCCGCCCGCGACCGCCGCGAGGTGGCCTACGAGCTGGTCGGGGCGGAGGGCCCGCCCCAGGACCGCCGCTTCACCAGCCGGGTGCTCGTCGGCGGCCGGCCGATGGGCGAGGGCAGCGGGCCGTCGAAGCAGGCCTCCGAGCAGCGCGCCGCGGCGCGCGCGCTGGCGGCGCTGTCGGAGGGCGCGCCGTGCTGA
- a CDS encoding YceD family protein: protein MPREVAILDLRSLDIAPGAARRLELRVPPVALRLGGQEYATEPAAPEVGLEVARSLSGLHLRLRSEVTLTGPCFRCLGDARVPLRIDASEFVAEGRPDDAPFDEDLDSAYVEDGALDLETWARDAIAEAVPPTILCREDCAGLCATCGADLNAGPCGCGPPAPDPRWDALRGLAERLGRED from the coding sequence GTGCCGAGGGAGGTCGCGATCCTCGACCTCCGGTCGCTCGACATCGCGCCGGGGGCCGCACGGCGCCTGGAGCTGCGCGTGCCCCCGGTCGCCCTGCGCCTCGGGGGACAGGAGTACGCCACCGAGCCGGCGGCGCCGGAGGTCGGCCTCGAGGTCGCCCGGTCGCTCTCGGGGCTCCACCTGCGCCTGCGGTCCGAGGTCACGCTCACCGGGCCCTGCTTCCGCTGCCTCGGCGACGCCCGCGTGCCGCTGCGCATCGACGCGAGCGAGTTCGTGGCCGAGGGGCGGCCCGACGACGCGCCCTTCGACGAGGACCTCGACTCGGCCTACGTCGAGGACGGCGCGCTCGACCTCGAGACGTGGGCGCGCGACGCCATCGCGGAGGCCGTGCCGCCCACCATCCTCTGCCGCGAGGACTGCGCCGGGCTCTGCGCCACCTGCGGCGCCGACCTCAACGCCGGCCCGTGCGGCTGCGGGCCGCCCGCCCCGGACCCGCGGTGGGACGCCCTGCGGGGCCTCGCGGAGCGGCTCGGCCGCGAGGACTAG
- the smc gene encoding chromosome segregation protein SMC — MLSRLTVRGFKSFADPTALELGPGVNVVVGPNGSGKSNLAEAVVWALGEQRAGRLRAGGMADVLYSGGERRPPAQFAEVALVLSAAEADGAGPAEVAASRRLTRAGDADYRLNGQGCRLLDVQEALARRGLGPDALAVIRQGQVEALCTSTPVERRAMVDAAAGVAVAKRRRRRAEQKLARVGDRLERARDLAGEVRSRARALERQARAAERAGALEAEMAAARRAVGAARARAAAAALAVARAEHERLRAAAAADARALEAARARRSAAAAAREAAGAEAGRAGELAAAVRTAADRTAGRAELAWERVATAEREAAERRDRRRAAAERLGALEAAARSAAEAVTSAEAAAGRADEQAAAAERADAAARAEHRRLEDAAAGAAAELLAAEREGRAAARRAEEATAALAAARARVAALRADGVDPADLARAERRDEVASGRVARWAERQADAERAAADADAARAGAEARAREARGAARALAPAERARDGAPPALGDGLRVAPGAEHAVAAALGALAEAVPAGSVDEARRALDDGAPAAVVPAPGRAAAAPPPGGRPLLELVVECPPGVRPHVERLLADAWLVDDLAAVPPGTPGVAVTADGLALRPADGVVLRSAGSWARRALHERAVEAERAAASAAEATAGEARAAAAALERVRRRRRAADRAAARAGQALAALRARAGRLAAGTAEAAAEVERLEAAAAAATGPSAAAGPRAEAARAAAGAATQAAAAARDVADRAAAAHRAAGAAAADARAELAAARAHAAEAAARLESTRSAAGAPEREHDLEPARVAARALEAAAAALGPAAGRAAALAAEAASAARDLDAGVAAADRAVEQAERATTASGGAAHAAEVAEAVAAERAAEAGPPPPADTEGDEEPPDEEAAVARLAELERRRAAIGAVNPLAAAEREELTERETEMAEQIDDLERAAASLREHLSELDTAVAEGFQSLFGAFRERFTEVCGLLFPGGEGRLRAVEDEEGEAGIEVEVVPAGKRPRPLALLSGGERSLVALAFCLALAMARPAPFYLLDEVEAALDDVNLRRFLAVVKRLAERTQFLLITHQQPTVEIADTIFGVTMGSEGVSQIVARRLTRDVEGPARPYVRRALHAIPGGAAG; from the coding sequence GTGCTGAGCCGCCTCACCGTGCGCGGCTTCAAGTCGTTCGCCGACCCGACGGCGCTCGAGCTCGGGCCGGGTGTCAACGTCGTGGTGGGCCCGAACGGCTCCGGCAAGAGCAACCTCGCCGAGGCGGTCGTCTGGGCGCTCGGCGAGCAGCGGGCGGGCCGTCTGCGCGCCGGCGGCATGGCCGACGTGCTCTACTCGGGGGGCGAGCGGCGGCCGCCGGCCCAGTTCGCCGAGGTGGCGCTCGTCCTCTCGGCCGCGGAGGCCGACGGGGCGGGGCCGGCCGAGGTGGCCGCCAGCCGGCGGCTCACCCGCGCGGGCGACGCCGACTACCGCCTCAACGGCCAGGGCTGCCGCCTGCTCGACGTGCAGGAGGCGCTCGCCCGGCGCGGCCTCGGCCCCGACGCGCTGGCGGTCATCCGCCAGGGCCAGGTGGAGGCCCTGTGCACCAGCACGCCCGTGGAGCGGCGCGCGATGGTCGACGCCGCCGCCGGGGTGGCGGTCGCCAAGCGCCGTCGCCGCCGGGCGGAGCAGAAGCTGGCCCGGGTGGGCGACCGCCTGGAGCGGGCCCGCGACCTCGCCGGCGAGGTGCGCTCGCGGGCGCGGGCGCTCGAGCGCCAGGCGCGCGCCGCCGAGCGGGCCGGAGCGCTCGAGGCCGAGATGGCCGCCGCCCGCCGGGCGGTGGGCGCCGCGCGGGCGCGGGCCGCCGCCGCCGCCCTGGCCGTCGCGCGCGCCGAGCACGAGCGGCTGCGCGCGGCCGCCGCCGCCGACGCCCGGGCGCTCGAGGCGGCCCGCGCCCGGCGCTCGGCCGCCGCGGCGGCGCGCGAGGCGGCCGGCGCCGAGGCGGGGCGGGCCGGGGAGCTCGCCGCCGCCGTGCGCACCGCGGCCGACCGCACCGCGGGCCGCGCGGAGCTGGCGTGGGAGCGGGTGGCGACGGCCGAGCGCGAGGCCGCCGAGCGGCGCGATCGCCGCCGCGCCGCCGCGGAGCGGCTGGGCGCCCTCGAGGCCGCGGCGCGGTCGGCGGCGGAGGCGGTGACGTCGGCCGAGGCCGCCGCCGGGCGCGCCGACGAGCAGGCGGCCGCCGCCGAGCGCGCCGACGCGGCGGCCCGCGCGGAGCACCGGCGCCTGGAGGACGCGGCGGCGGGCGCCGCCGCCGAGCTGCTGGCCGCCGAGCGCGAGGGCCGCGCCGCCGCGCGCCGCGCCGAGGAGGCGACGGCCGCCCTGGCCGCGGCGCGCGCCCGCGTGGCCGCGCTGCGGGCGGACGGCGTCGACCCCGCCGACCTGGCCCGCGCCGAGCGGCGCGACGAGGTCGCCTCCGGCCGGGTGGCCCGCTGGGCCGAGCGCCAGGCCGACGCGGAGCGCGCTGCCGCCGACGCCGACGCCGCCCGCGCGGGCGCCGAGGCCCGCGCGCGCGAGGCCCGCGGCGCGGCCCGCGCGCTGGCGCCGGCCGAGCGCGCCCGCGACGGGGCGCCGCCCGCGCTCGGCGACGGGCTGCGGGTGGCCCCGGGCGCCGAGCACGCGGTCGCCGCCGCCCTGGGCGCGCTGGCCGAGGCGGTGCCGGCCGGATCGGTGGACGAGGCCCGCCGCGCGCTCGACGACGGCGCCCCCGCGGCCGTCGTCCCGGCGCCGGGCCGGGCGGCCGCGGCGCCGCCGCCCGGCGGCCGGCCGCTGCTCGAGCTGGTCGTCGAGTGCCCGCCGGGCGTGCGGCCCCACGTCGAGCGCCTGCTGGCCGACGCCTGGCTGGTCGACGACCTCGCCGCGGTGCCGCCGGGCACGCCGGGCGTCGCCGTCACGGCCGACGGGCTCGCCCTGCGCCCCGCCGACGGGGTGGTGCTGCGCTCGGCGGGCTCGTGGGCGCGCCGGGCCCTGCACGAGCGCGCCGTCGAGGCCGAGCGCGCCGCCGCGTCCGCCGCCGAGGCGACCGCCGGCGAAGCGCGCGCCGCGGCCGCCGCGCTCGAGCGGGTGCGCCGGCGGCGCCGGGCCGCCGACCGCGCCGCCGCCCGGGCGGGCCAGGCGCTCGCCGCCCTGCGCGCCCGCGCCGGGCGGCTCGCCGCCGGTACCGCGGAGGCGGCCGCGGAGGTCGAGCGCCTGGAGGCCGCCGCCGCGGCGGCGACGGGCCCGTCGGCCGCGGCCGGCCCCCGCGCCGAGGCTGCCCGCGCCGCGGCCGGCGCCGCCACGCAGGCCGCCGCGGCGGCGCGGGACGTCGCCGACCGCGCCGCCGCCGCCCACCGCGCGGCCGGCGCGGCGGCCGCCGACGCGCGGGCGGAGCTGGCCGCGGCGCGGGCCCACGCGGCGGAGGCGGCCGCGCGGCTCGAGTCCACCCGCTCCGCCGCGGGCGCGCCCGAGCGCGAGCACGACCTCGAGCCGGCGCGGGTCGCCGCCCGGGCGCTGGAGGCCGCGGCCGCCGCCCTCGGCCCGGCGGCCGGCCGGGCGGCGGCGCTCGCCGCCGAGGCGGCGTCCGCGGCGCGCGACCTCGACGCCGGCGTGGCGGCGGCCGACCGCGCGGTGGAGCAGGCTGAGCGGGCGACGACCGCCAGCGGCGGCGCCGCCCACGCGGCCGAGGTGGCCGAGGCCGTCGCGGCCGAGCGCGCCGCGGAGGCCGGCCCGCCGCCGCCCGCCGACACGGAGGGCGACGAGGAGCCCCCCGACGAGGAGGCGGCCGTCGCGCGGCTGGCCGAGCTCGAGCGCCGCCGGGCCGCCATCGGCGCCGTCAACCCCCTCGCCGCCGCCGAGCGCGAGGAGCTGACGGAGCGCGAGACCGAGATGGCCGAGCAGATCGACGACCTCGAACGGGCCGCGGCGTCGCTGCGCGAGCACCTCTCCGAGCTGGACACCGCGGTGGCCGAGGGCTTCCAGTCGCTGTTCGGCGCCTTCCGCGAGCGGTTCACGGAGGTCTGCGGGCTGCTCTTCCCGGGCGGCGAGGGCCGCCTGCGGGCGGTCGAGGACGAGGAGGGCGAGGCCGGCATCGAGGTCGAGGTCGTCCCGGCGGGCAAGCGGCCGCGCCCGCTGGCGCTGCTCTCGGGCGGCGAGCGGTCGCTCGTGGCGCTCGCCTTCTGCCTCGCCCTGGCGATGGCCCGCCCCGCGCCGTTCTACCTGCTGGACGAGGTCGAGGCCGCCCTCGACGACGTCAACCTGCGCCGCTTCCTGGCGGTGGTGAAGCGCCTCGCCGAGCGGACCCAGTTCCTGCTGATCACCCACCAGCAGCCGACCGTCGAGATCGCCGATACGATCTTCGGCGTGACCATGGGCTCCGAGGGCGTCTCCCAGATCGTCGCGCGCCGCCTGACGCGCGACGTCGAGGGCCCCGCCCGTCCCTACGTGCGCCGGGCGCTCCACGCGATCCCCGGCGGCGCGGCCGGGTGA